One genomic segment of Gammaproteobacteria bacterium includes these proteins:
- a CDS encoding CDP-archaeol synthase, which produces MLPVEWGLLLLILVANGTPVLVTRLCGDWGGRPLDGGWILADGRRLLGDAKTWRGLLAAMLATGLGAVLLHWPIGVGIIIGLAAMLGDVLSSFIKRRLGLDSSSQSVGLDQIPEALLPLLAVAETFALGGLTIAMIVVGFAVLELTLSPLFYWLGIRNRPY; this is translated from the coding sequence ATGTTGCCGGTCGAATGGGGTTTGTTGCTATTGATTCTGGTTGCCAACGGTACGCCAGTTCTTGTCACGCGGCTCTGTGGCGACTGGGGCGGTCGCCCATTGGATGGCGGCTGGATACTGGCGGATGGACGTCGCCTGCTGGGCGATGCCAAAACCTGGCGAGGACTATTAGCCGCAATGCTGGCAACCGGACTGGGTGCAGTATTGCTGCACTGGCCGATAGGGGTCGGGATCATCATCGGCCTGGCCGCCATGTTGGGGGATGTGCTGTCAAGCTTTATCAAACGCCGTTTAGGTCTGGACTCCAGCAGTCAATCTGTGGGGCTGGATCAGATTCCCGAAGCGCTGTTGCCCCTGCTGGCGGTAGCGGAGACTTTTGCTCTGGGCGGGCTGACGATCGCTATGATCGTGGTGGGATTTGCAGTGCTGGAACTGACGCTATCGCCGCTTTTCTACTGGCTCGGCATCCGCAACCGGCCCTATTAA
- a CDS encoding SDR family oxidoreductase gives MTITSYFARDLFQGQTVFITGGSSGINLGIARNFAAVGANLGIVGRSQAKLDAAAAELRALGAQVSTHSADVRDAAALETAMQRCRETLGPMQTLVCGAAGNFPCPAEQISPNGFKSVIDIDLLGTFHACRAAFEQLKETRGNILFISAGQAFMPYAFQAHVGAAKAGIDQMMRNLALEWGRFGIRCNSIAPGPIEGTEGVRRLVPEGSADRLKKMIPLGRFGTPDDIGQLSVFLASPLASYITGTLVVADGGQNLPGSGAWTQLIMAEMAKGKG, from the coding sequence ATGACCATCACCTCCTACTTTGCCAGGGATTTATTCCAGGGCCAGACCGTTTTCATCACCGGCGGCAGCAGCGGTATTAATCTGGGCATCGCTCGCAACTTTGCCGCAGTGGGGGCGAACCTTGGCATTGTCGGTCGCTCGCAAGCGAAACTGGACGCGGCGGCGGCGGAACTACGCGCGCTTGGGGCGCAAGTTTCCACTCATTCCGCCGATGTGCGCGACGCAGCGGCATTGGAAACCGCTATGCAGCGCTGCCGTGAAACACTGGGACCGATGCAAACCCTGGTCTGCGGCGCGGCGGGCAATTTTCCCTGCCCGGCTGAACAGATCAGTCCTAATGGCTTCAAATCAGTCATTGATATCGATCTACTGGGTACATTTCACGCCTGCCGGGCCGCATTCGAGCAACTCAAGGAGACGCGCGGCAATATCCTGTTCATCTCGGCGGGACAGGCCTTCATGCCTTATGCGTTCCAGGCCCATGTCGGCGCAGCCAAGGCCGGCATCGATCAGATGATGCGCAATCTGGCACTGGAATGGGGCCGGTTCGGCATTCGATGCAACAGCATCGCGCCCGGCCCGATCGAGGGCACCGAAGGCGTGCGCCGGCTGGTTCCCGAAGGCAGCGCCGATCGATTGAAAAAGATGATTCCACTAGGCCGCTTCGGTACGCCTGACGATATTGGCCAGCTGAGCGTCTTCCTCGCTTCGCCACTAGCTTCTTACATTACCGGTACGCTGGTGGTTGCTGATGGCGGGCAGAATCTGCCGGGGTCCGGGGCGTGGACGCAATTGATTATGGCGGAAATGGCGAAGGGGAAAGGCTAA
- a CDS encoding circularly permuted type 2 ATP-grasp protein yields the protein MTIHWQQYAAPGCYDELINNGSGPRPAAQALCEYLASLSDEELHERKTAAELAILVLGITFTVYTEGGSIDRAWPFDVVPRIIPKCEWDRTEAGLKQRVQALNLFIDDLYHDQKIIKDGVFPAEVLAQSVNFRPQCMGVSPRHGVWAHICGSDLVRDKDGTIYVLEDNLRVPSGVSYMLENRVVTKRVFPELFEHQRILPVDDYAPRLYDMLASMSPRPGDNPNVVVLTPGIYNSAYFEHSYLAQQMGVELVEGSDLEVGDDDCVYMRTIEGLERVDVIYRRIDDLFLDPEAFRPDSALGVKGLLRAWRAGKVALANAPGAGVADDKVVYAFVPEIIKYYLDQEPLIANVPSYLCMKEKDRQYVLDHLDQLVVKPANESGGYGMMVGPHASTSEHKRFAELIKKDPRNYMAQPTLSISTSPTLCDDQMEPRHVDLRPFILSGPNTYVTTGGLTRVALRKGSLVVNSSQGGGSKDTWIVDTEGF from the coding sequence ATGACCATCCACTGGCAACAGTATGCTGCTCCCGGTTGTTACGACGAGCTGATTAACAACGGTTCCGGGCCACGCCCAGCCGCTCAAGCCCTGTGCGAATATCTGGCTTCCTTGAGTGATGAGGAGTTGCACGAGCGCAAGACCGCTGCCGAGTTGGCCATCTTAGTGCTGGGCATCACTTTCACCGTGTATACCGAAGGCGGCAGCATTGACCGGGCCTGGCCCTTTGATGTTGTGCCGCGCATCATTCCCAAGTGTGAATGGGATCGCACCGAGGCCGGACTCAAACAGCGCGTACAGGCTCTCAATTTGTTTATCGATGATCTCTATCACGATCAGAAAATCATCAAGGATGGAGTATTTCCTGCGGAAGTGCTTGCGCAGTCAGTCAATTTCCGTCCGCAATGCATGGGCGTCAGTCCACGCCACGGCGTCTGGGCGCATATTTGCGGCTCGGACCTGGTGCGTGACAAGGATGGAACGATTTACGTGTTGGAAGATAATCTGCGGGTGCCTTCCGGCGTGTCCTATATGCTGGAGAATCGGGTGGTCACCAAACGGGTTTTCCCGGAGTTGTTTGAGCACCAACGCATTCTCCCGGTTGACGATTATGCGCCGCGTCTCTACGACATGCTGGCCTCGATGTCGCCGCGTCCTGGCGACAATCCGAATGTTGTGGTGCTCACTCCGGGCATCTACAACTCAGCCTACTTCGAGCATTCGTACCTCGCTCAACAAATGGGCGTGGAACTGGTGGAAGGCAGCGACCTGGAAGTTGGCGATGATGATTGCGTCTATATGCGCACTATCGAAGGATTGGAGCGGGTCGATGTCATCTACCGGCGAATTGATGATCTGTTCCTGGACCCCGAGGCGTTCCGACCCGACTCGGCATTAGGCGTCAAGGGTCTGCTGCGAGCCTGGCGCGCTGGCAAGGTCGCGTTGGCGAATGCGCCCGGCGCAGGCGTTGCCGACGATAAAGTGGTTTATGCCTTTGTCCCAGAGATCATCAAATACTATCTTGATCAGGAGCCGTTGATCGCCAATGTGCCTTCCTACCTGTGCATGAAAGAAAAGGACCGGCAGTACGTGCTGGATCATCTCGATCAACTGGTCGTAAAACCCGCTAACGAATCAGGGGGTTACGGGATGATGGTGGGGCCGCACGCCTCGACCAGCGAACACAAGCGTTTTGCTGAATTGATCAAGAAAGATCCCCGCAATTACATGGCCCAACCCACGTTGTCGATCTCGACCTCGCCAACGTTGTGTGATGACCAGATGGAACCGCGTCATGTCGACCTGCGGCCATTCATTCTTTCTGGCCCTAACACCTATGTCACTACGGGCGGTCTGACCCGGGTCGCGTTGCGCAAGGGTTCGCTGGTGGTCAACTCCTCGCAAGGCGGGGGAAGCAAGGATACCTGGATCGTCGACACCGAGGGCTTCTAA
- a CDS encoding DUF3301 domain-containing protein translates to MSFSFLIGFLLVVGIALLFWRDSLGAREQAQAASSRACRQSNVQLLDDTVALERLWLRRDHDGRLKWERLYVFEFTDTGHRRQTGCVLLVGWRVEVLQMEGGDLLAP, encoded by the coding sequence GTGAGTTTCTCGTTTCTCATTGGCTTTCTGCTCGTGGTGGGCATCGCCCTGCTGTTCTGGCGGGACAGCCTGGGCGCGCGCGAACAGGCGCAAGCCGCCAGTTCCCGGGCTTGTCGCCAGAGCAATGTGCAACTGCTGGACGATACTGTGGCTCTGGAACGGTTGTGGCTGCGGCGTGATCATGATGGCCGGTTGAAGTGGGAGCGACTGTACGTGTTCGAATTCACCGATACCGGGCATCGCCGCCAGACCGGTTGTGTGTTGCTGGTCGGCTGGCGCGTGGAAGTGTTGCAGATGGAAGGCGGCGATCTGCTGGCGCCGTGA
- a CDS encoding 50S ribosome-binding GTPase → MSLSKPLLSKLPLSPAARALLPVRLILAIGASVGVAFLLVLVLYITDLGLSVWERLQRAPTTFWVVYLFILCVLSGGGAYAVWRVLRWGRPSEKPRKPAPPPDEATLRERMERSEAAGVPVYDIRHELEELQRRRAVGEIIVAIFGEISAGKSSLIRALLPGTDIAVDVCGGTTREVSYYTWTSSAGDRLVLADLPGLNEADGSLDRMARDEALRAHVILYVCEGDLTRNQYEALRTLVDLGSPLIVALNKIDRFTESELTLVRGRLAERIGEQVEVAPVQCGGVEEVTRIYHDGREETSLRERKPEVEDLRCALQRYLDTDPQVLDALRDTAVFVLAQQKLDSAVAEHRRGKAETIIQSYSRKAVFGALAAVSPGTDVLIQGYLGFNLIKELCALYEVPAREMDTQRFLNLAGNQIRRNFNLLLALVGNVFKAFPGIGTVVGGMMHAVVYGLVFESLGKAVARSLESRGDLVSGPTLRMFEDNLSEDLEARAKRLAQLVWARKREEEANAGTTTG, encoded by the coding sequence ATGTCGCTGTCTAAGCCCTTACTGTCCAAGCTGCCGCTGTCGCCCGCTGCTCGGGCGCTCTTGCCGGTGCGTTTGATACTGGCGATCGGCGCCAGTGTGGGCGTGGCGTTCCTGCTGGTGCTGGTGCTGTATATCACCGACCTGGGCCTGTCAGTCTGGGAGCGCTTGCAGCGTGCGCCGACGACGTTCTGGGTCGTTTATCTGTTCATTTTGTGCGTCTTGAGCGGCGGTGGCGCTTACGCGGTCTGGCGCGTATTGCGCTGGGGCCGTCCCAGTGAAAAACCCCGTAAGCCGGCCCCGCCGCCGGACGAGGCGACGCTGCGCGAACGGATGGAGCGCAGCGAAGCCGCCGGGGTGCCGGTTTACGATATCCGTCACGAATTGGAAGAGTTGCAGCGCCGACGGGCGGTGGGCGAAATCATCGTCGCCATATTCGGCGAAATCAGCGCCGGCAAATCCTCGCTGATTCGCGCCCTGCTGCCGGGAACCGATATTGCGGTCGATGTCTGCGGCGGCACGACTCGCGAAGTGAGCTACTACACCTGGACCAGTTCGGCGGGCGACCGTCTGGTGCTGGCCGATTTGCCAGGTCTGAATGAGGCGGACGGCAGTCTGGACCGGATGGCTCGCGACGAAGCCCTGCGCGCCCATGTGATTCTCTATGTGTGCGAGGGCGATCTGACCCGTAATCAGTATGAAGCGTTGCGGACGTTGGTCGATCTGGGCAGTCCGCTGATCGTTGCCTTGAACAAAATCGATCGGTTCACCGAATCAGAATTGACCCTGGTGCGTGGACGCCTGGCTGAGCGGATTGGCGAACAAGTCGAAGTGGCGCCGGTGCAATGCGGCGGCGTCGAGGAAGTGACCCGCATCTACCATGACGGTCGCGAGGAAACTTCCCTGCGCGAGCGCAAGCCGGAAGTCGAGGATCTGCGATGCGCTTTGCAGCGTTATCTGGATACCGATCCGCAGGTGCTGGATGCGCTGCGCGACACGGCGGTGTTCGTGCTGGCCCAGCAGAAACTCGATTCCGCCGTGGCCGAGCACCGGCGCGGCAAAGCCGAGACGATTATCCAGAGCTATTCGCGTAAGGCGGTGTTTGGGGCGCTGGCGGCGGTGAGTCCGGGAACCGATGTGCTGATTCAAGGCTACCTGGGGTTTAATCTGATCAAGGAGTTGTGCGCTCTGTATGAAGTGCCGGCGCGCGAGATGGATACGCAACGGTTCCTGAATCTGGCCGGCAATCAGATCAGGCGCAATTTCAACCTGCTGCTCGCGCTGGTCGGCAATGTATTTAAGGCCTTTCCGGGTATTGGCACAGTGGTAGGCGGCATGATGCACGCCGTGGTGTATGGACTGGTCTTCGAGAGTCTGGGCAAGGCGGTGGCCCGCTCTCTGGAAAGTCGAGGCGATTTGGTCAGCGGGCCGACGTTGCGGATGTTCGAGGATAACCTGAGTGAAGATTTGGAAGCGCGTGCAAAACGTTTGGCCCAACTGGTTTGGGCGCGAAAACGGGAAGAAGAAGCCAATGCCGGAACCACGACCGGTTGA
- a CDS encoding alpha-E domain-containing protein, which yields MLSRVAQNIYWMARYLERAEDTARIINVNTNLLLDLPRNTTFGWLPMIFIVGAEHLFFEKDPHRLADENTVVKFLISDRDHPGSIISSLASARENLRTTRDTVPQEAWEQINSLYIYARDHVPTRRGRFEFLRRVIHGVQQINGMLAGTMSQTAAYDFVWLGRHLERADMTTRILDVRSANLLPRPGQAASQTQTQEATEGSLSQSQGAVIPEREEQDPFESIQWMSVLKSLSAYQIYRQQVRLRVGGPDVLKFLLQNEFFPRAVACCLKQLEVCLLELPGNTVPLAGIAALKQRLNSAAVPELAHEGLHEFIDELQVGFGALHGQIAATYFTH from the coding sequence ATGCTGTCACGCGTTGCTCAGAACATCTATTGGATGGCCCGTTATCTGGAACGAGCCGAAGACACCGCGCGCATCATCAATGTCAATACCAATCTGTTGCTGGATTTACCGCGCAATACGACCTTTGGCTGGTTGCCCATGATTTTTATTGTAGGCGCCGAGCATCTGTTCTTTGAAAAGGACCCGCACCGGCTCGCCGACGAGAACACGGTGGTCAAGTTCCTCATCAGCGATCGCGATCACCCCGGTTCGATCATCTCCAGCCTGGCCTCCGCCCGCGAAAACCTGCGCACGACCCGCGATACGGTGCCCCAGGAGGCCTGGGAGCAGATCAATAGTTTGTATATTTACGCCCGCGACCATGTCCCGACCCGGCGCGGCCGTTTTGAATTCCTGCGCCGGGTGATTCACGGCGTTCAACAAATCAATGGTATGCTGGCCGGCACGATGAGCCAGACCGCTGCCTATGATTTCGTTTGGTTGGGTCGCCATCTGGAGCGGGCGGATATGACGACCCGTATTCTGGATGTGCGTTCGGCTAATCTGCTGCCGCGCCCCGGTCAAGCGGCGTCGCAGACCCAAACGCAAGAGGCGACAGAGGGCAGCCTGTCACAAAGTCAGGGCGCGGTCATACCCGAACGCGAGGAACAGGACCCCTTTGAGAGCATTCAATGGATGAGCGTGTTGAAATCGCTCAGCGCCTACCAGATATATCGCCAGCAGGTGCGGTTACGGGTTGGCGGTCCTGATGTGCTGAAATTCCTGCTGCAAAATGAGTTCTTCCCGCGCGCGGTCGCCTGCTGTCTGAAGCAATTGGAAGTCTGTCTGTTGGAGCTTCCTGGCAACACTGTGCCACTCGCTGGCATCGCCGCGCTCAAGCAACGGCTTAACTCTGCCGCGGTGCCAGAACTGGCTCACGAAGGTCTGCACGAATTCATCGACGAGTTGCAAGTCGGCTTTGGGGCGCTGCACGGTCAGATTGCTGCGACTTACTTCACGCATTAG
- a CDS encoding ADP-ribosylglycohydrolase family protein yields MDTPNRFRGCLLGLAVGDAVGATLEFKPRGSFTPITDMVGGGPFGLQPGQWTDDTSMALCLAISLIEQCRFDPDDQMQRYVRWWREGYLSSTGACFDIGNATVTALRRYKQEGNPLAGSDDPYSAGNGCLMRLAPIPMFFAADIDAAERYAAESSRTTHGAAECLDACRLFARILVRALGGQSKEAVLLGDADTFDGRQQIAAIAHGKYRDKSENAIRGSGYVVESLEAALWTFATTESFEDAILRAANLGDDADTTAAICGQVAGAFYGGVGIPVRWLEKLAMGETIAGWADQLYALSTVRT; encoded by the coding sequence ATCGATACCCCAAACCGCTTTCGAGGATGCCTGCTCGGTTTGGCGGTCGGTGATGCAGTCGGCGCCACGTTGGAGTTCAAGCCACGCGGCAGCTTCACGCCGATAACTGACATGGTTGGCGGCGGCCCCTTCGGCCTGCAACCGGGTCAATGGACAGACGATACTTCGATGGCGTTGTGCCTGGCCATCAGCCTGATTGAGCAGTGCAGATTTGACCCTGATGACCAGATGCAGCGCTATGTGCGCTGGTGGCGTGAGGGTTACCTGAGCAGCACCGGCGCGTGCTTCGATATCGGCAATGCCACGGTCACCGCCTTGCGCCGCTATAAGCAGGAGGGCAATCCATTAGCTGGCTCCGATGATCCTTACAGCGCTGGCAATGGCTGCCTGATGCGCCTCGCGCCGATTCCGATGTTTTTTGCCGCCGATATCGATGCTGCTGAACGCTACGCTGCCGAAAGTTCGCGCACTACACATGGCGCTGCTGAATGCCTGGACGCCTGCCGACTGTTCGCCCGTATCCTGGTGCGGGCGCTCGGTGGTCAGTCCAAAGAGGCCGTGCTGCTTGGCGATGCAGACACCTTCGACGGTCGTCAGCAAATCGCCGCCATTGCTCATGGTAAATACCGCGACAAATCGGAAAACGCCATTCGCGGCTCGGGCTACGTGGTGGAGAGCCTGGAAGCCGCCTTGTGGACGTTTGCCACGACCGAGAGCTTCGAGGACGCGATTTTGCGGGCCGCTAACCTGGGCGATGACGCCGACACCACCGCCGCGATTTGTGGGCAAGTCGCCGGCGCATTTTATGGCGGGGTGGGAATTCCGGTCCGCTGGCTGGAAAAACTGGCGATGGGCGAAACAATCGCCGGGTGGGCGGACCAACTTTACGCACTGTCAACAGTGCGAACCTAG
- a CDS encoding thioesterase family protein, with amino-acid sequence MARIKLELPAHYLFTTELRVRITDVNYGGHLGNDAMLGLLHEARVCFLEHYGLSEGSIGGFGLIMTDSALVYKSEAFPGETLVVAIALADFNKYGCDFLYRVTEKVSGREVAQAKTGIVFFDYARRAIQKIPQPFLDLFPPDVAV; translated from the coding sequence ATGGCGCGAATTAAACTAGAACTGCCAGCCCATTATTTATTTACCACCGAACTACGGGTACGGATCACTGACGTTAATTATGGCGGACACTTGGGCAATGACGCCATGCTGGGTCTGCTGCACGAGGCGCGCGTTTGTTTCCTGGAACATTACGGTCTCAGCGAAGGGAGCATTGGCGGCTTTGGACTGATCATGACCGATAGCGCTCTGGTGTATAAATCCGAGGCGTTCCCTGGTGAAACTCTGGTTGTCGCCATCGCGCTCGCCGATTTCAACAAGTACGGCTGCGATTTTCTTTACCGCGTCACGGAAAAAGTCAGTGGTCGGGAAGTGGCGCAAGCTAAAACCGGCATAGTGTTCTTCGACTACGCCCGGCGCGCTATCCAGAAGATTCCGCAACCGTTCCTTGACCTGTTCCCGCCCGATGTCGCTGTCTAA
- a CDS encoding YjbQ family protein, with product MRQIIHLSTRQREELIDITPQVAAALKASGVRDGLLSVYAQGATAATMIQENWDDSVQTDVVNLLRKLIPRGVWLHDQQDGNGDAHLKAGLVGPSETIPVIDSKLGLSRWQNIFFCEFDGPRNDRRVVCTVLADQEG from the coding sequence ATGCGTCAAATCATTCACCTGTCGACCCGACAGCGCGAGGAATTGATTGATATTACCCCACAGGTGGCGGCAGCGCTCAAGGCCAGCGGCGTCCGCGACGGCCTGCTGTCGGTTTACGCCCAAGGCGCTACCGCTGCGACCATGATCCAGGAAAACTGGGATGACAGTGTGCAAACGGACGTGGTTAATCTGCTGCGCAAGCTGATTCCACGCGGGGTGTGGCTGCATGACCAGCAGGACGGCAACGGTGACGCCCATCTGAAGGCGGGGTTGGTTGGACCGTCGGAGACGATTCCGGTGATTGACAGCAAGTTGGGGCTGTCTCGCTGGCAAAATATCTTTTTCTGCGAATTCGATGGGCCGCGTAACGACCGCCGCGTGGTTTGCACGGTGCTGGCTGATCAGGAGGGGTGA
- a CDS encoding DUF697 domain-containing protein codes for MPEPRPVDGDDHLALARESLRDLLDDQRVPPPVRKALADEYQQLQVLLEKIEQGHIHIAVFGRVSVGKSALLNALLGETRFSTSPLHGETTRAAHARWQEYDAGGVFLIDTPGINEVAGEEREQLAHDVASRSDLVMFVVDGDITDTEIKALRQVKGVAQRLVLVLNKMDRYNQTDRDALLKTLRQRTTGLIQPQDIVTASAQPAERIVILVDAEGNETETRRRPQPDVNGLRERIWDILKAEGKTMAALNAGLFAGRFSDRLTKEIVIIRREVAEKVVRNYCLGKGIAVALNPIPIADMLAAVATDAAMVVHLGRVYGLPINRGEAGALLKTIFTQLMFLMGTVWSMNLVASALKGVSLGLSTVVTAGAQGAVAWYGTYVVGKAAEQYFIQGKSWGESGPKRVVQDILDSLDRESLLAQARDDILARLKPLL; via the coding sequence ATGCCGGAACCACGACCGGTTGACGGCGACGACCATCTGGCATTGGCGCGCGAGAGCCTGCGTGATCTACTGGACGATCAACGAGTGCCGCCGCCAGTGCGCAAGGCGCTGGCCGATGAGTACCAGCAACTCCAGGTATTACTGGAGAAAATCGAGCAGGGGCATATCCATATCGCGGTGTTTGGTCGGGTGAGTGTGGGCAAGTCCGCTTTATTGAATGCGCTGCTCGGCGAGACCCGGTTTTCGACCAGTCCCCTGCATGGCGAGACGACCCGCGCCGCTCATGCCCGCTGGCAGGAATACGACGCAGGCGGAGTATTTTTGATTGACACACCGGGCATTAATGAGGTGGCCGGGGAGGAGCGCGAGCAACTCGCCCATGACGTAGCCAGTCGCAGCGATCTGGTCATGTTCGTGGTGGACGGCGATATCACAGACACCGAAATCAAGGCCCTGCGGCAGGTGAAAGGCGTGGCGCAGCGGCTGGTGCTGGTGCTGAACAAAATGGATCGCTATAACCAAACCGACCGCGACGCCTTGTTGAAGACGCTGCGCCAGCGCACCACCGGTTTGATCCAGCCCCAGGACATCGTGACCGCTTCCGCCCAACCGGCGGAACGCATCGTGATTCTGGTCGACGCCGAGGGCAATGAGACCGAGACCCGACGGCGGCCACAACCGGATGTGAACGGATTGCGCGAACGCATCTGGGACATTCTGAAGGCGGAAGGCAAGACCATGGCGGCGCTCAATGCCGGACTGTTCGCCGGGCGTTTCTCGGATCGGTTGACCAAGGAAATTGTCATCATCCGCCGAGAGGTCGCCGAGAAGGTGGTGCGCAACTATTGTTTGGGCAAAGGCATCGCGGTGGCATTGAATCCGATTCCGATCGCGGACATGCTGGCGGCGGTAGCGACCGACGCAGCGATGGTGGTGCATCTTGGCCGGGTCTATGGTCTGCCGATTAATCGAGGCGAAGCTGGCGCCCTGCTGAAAACCATCTTTACCCAACTGATGTTTCTAATGGGCACGGTGTGGAGCATGAACCTGGTGGCATCGGCCCTCAAAGGCGTCAGTCTGGGTCTGTCCACCGTGGTGACTGCGGGCGCGCAGGGCGCAGTCGCCTGGTATGGGACTTATGTGGTCGGCAAAGCGGCTGAACAATACTTCATCCAGGGCAAGTCCTGGGGCGAGAGCGGACCCAAACGGGTCGTGCAGGATATTCTTGACAGTCTGGATCGGGAATCGTTGCTGGCTCAGGCGCGGGATGACATCCTGGCGCGCTTGAAGCCGCTGTTGTGA
- a CDS encoding DUF2147 domain-containing protein, with the protein MKKIALITGLGALCGLLLLTTAQAADPQSPVGQWRTIDDQSGKPKSIVEITESNGVLTGKIVELLEGAKEKTCSKCEGESKDKPLVGMKILWDLKKDGDAWTGGKIFNPADGGVYASKAKLNADGKILEVTGKWMFFSKQQQWQRVK; encoded by the coding sequence ATGAAAAAAATCGCACTCATCACCGGCCTTGGCGCCCTGTGTGGCCTGCTGCTGCTCACGACCGCTCAGGCCGCCGATCCCCAGTCCCCGGTGGGACAATGGCGAACCATCGACGACCAGTCTGGCAAACCCAAGAGTATCGTCGAAATCACCGAAAGCAATGGCGTACTGACTGGAAAAATCGTGGAATTGCTGGAAGGCGCCAAAGAGAAAACCTGTAGCAAATGTGAGGGTGAGTCGAAGGACAAGCCATTAGTGGGCATGAAGATTCTATGGGATCTGAAAAAAGACGGCGATGCATGGACCGGCGGCAAGATTTTCAATCCTGCGGACGGCGGCGTTTATGCTAGTAAAGCCAAATTGAATGCGGATGGTAAAATACTGGAAGTGACCGGCAAATGGATGTTCTTCAGCAAGCAGCAGCAGTGGCAACGAGTCAAGTAA
- a CDS encoding FAD-dependent oxidoreductase — MADSDLLIIGAGISGLSMAHYAAAAGWSVRVLEQEHRVGGCLHSHRFTGALDGFWLELGAHSAFNSYGNLLAILESLHALERLRPRAKVGFRLFADGAVRRIPTQLVFSELLLAPFRLLGLIKTGRGIAEYYGHIVGPRNYATVFEPAFSAVVCQPADEFPADALFNPRPRRKDVPRGFTLPGGLQTLADILAGSSGFRVELGRTVNDLQNQGEQFVIRTDGGDYTARALCLATPVAVTTRLLRPGFPKLTEQIMEVETATVETVGVAIPKSRLNLPRVAGLIGRNQPFLSVVSRDTVPDPSYRGFTFHFRPRRLDEAGKRDCIAQVLGLPNDQLVLTNVVSKTNQLPALRVGHVERTQAVDGLLAGSRLALTGNYFTGIAIEDCVVRSRQEFARLQRELETV, encoded by the coding sequence ATGGCGGATAGCGATTTATTGATTATTGGCGCCGGGATCAGCGGTCTGAGCATGGCGCATTATGCTGCCGCCGCTGGGTGGAGCGTGCGGGTTCTGGAACAGGAACATCGGGTTGGGGGATGCCTGCATTCGCATCGCTTTACCGGCGCGCTGGACGGTTTCTGGCTGGAGCTGGGCGCGCATAGCGCATTCAATTCCTACGGCAATCTGCTGGCGATCCTGGAATCGCTCCATGCGCTCGAGCGCTTGCGGCCCCGCGCCAAAGTCGGTTTTCGCCTGTTTGCCGATGGCGCTGTGCGCCGCATTCCTACACAACTGGTTTTCTCCGAGTTGCTGCTGGCGCCATTCCGGTTGCTGGGTTTAATCAAGACCGGACGCGGCATTGCTGAATATTACGGTCATATCGTCGGTCCGCGCAATTATGCGACGGTGTTCGAACCGGCTTTCAGTGCGGTGGTCTGTCAACCCGCCGATGAGTTTCCCGCCGATGCCCTGTTCAACCCTCGTCCCCGGCGCAAGGATGTCCCACGCGGTTTTACCTTGCCGGGTGGTTTACAAACCCTGGCCGATATTCTGGCGGGATCATCCGGCTTTCGCGTCGAGTTAGGCCGTACCGTAAACGACCTGCAAAACCAGGGCGAGCAGTTTGTCATTCGAACTGATGGTGGCGATTACACTGCCCGCGCCCTATGCCTGGCAACCCCCGTCGCGGTAACGACCCGGTTGCTCCGGCCTGGATTTCCGAAGTTGACCGAACAGATCATGGAAGTGGAGACCGCAACGGTGGAAACGGTCGGCGTGGCGATTCCCAAATCCCGATTGAACTTGCCTCGGGTAGCGGGGTTGATTGGCCGCAATCAACCTTTTCTTTCCGTCGTTTCCCGCGATACCGTCCCGGATCCGTCGTATCGGGGATTCACTTTTCATTTCCGGCCAAGGCGGTTGGATGAGGCGGGGAAACGGGATTGTATCGCCCAGGTGCTCGGTTTGCCGAATGATCAACTGGTGTTGACGAATGTGGTGAGTAAGACTAATCAGCTGCCTGCCCTGCGTGTAGGTCATGTGGAACGAACACAGGCCGTTGACGGATTGCTGGCCGGCAGCCGGTTGGCGTTGACTGGCAACTACTTTACCGGGATCGCCATTGAGGATTGCGTTGTCCGTTCGCGCCAGGAGTTCGCGCGTTTGCAACGGGAATTGGAAACGGTATAA